A part of Anabas testudineus chromosome 7, fAnaTes1.2, whole genome shotgun sequence genomic DNA contains:
- the arhgef3l gene encoding rho guanine nucleotide exchange factor (GEF) 3, like gives MEVEETGETRTSWYVAPGETHTVPCDHAGKKRKQDSAPEPVIRIIEDDEEEEEGELVSDHMKDSEEPSNKRVKPVAKSNSLTGVITPVKTPALKRIGQSISRSISFRTEARPLPPAPIRSRTKASSFPRRRNSQCWSDTVESHDLTAKEIKRQEVIYELTQGERQLIEDLSLVKKVYYEPMLKLDIMTESELGQIFGTLDSLIPLHEDLLSRLERLKGSEKTVGEVGPTLMNWFPCLEAYVTYCCNQVGAKALLDQKKQEKRVEHFLRLCQESSFSRKLDLWNFLDLPRSRLVKYPLLLKEIQKCTPPDHPDEDTLPDALELIQSIVAEVNKKTGEAECQFYRRGLTYLEESQRAPEIQQSRFLYCHGELKNNKGQRLHVFLFELAMVLTRPGEGREGAQVFQVYRQPLPNALLNLEEIPDGEAGGGSTFRGAFTGGNDKVKNCFRVSSRGRPKAHSHSLQANDSFSKQQWITCLRQAIVQSRDRTAQTSQSQLSPHSDPALYHMAELSLSSDTEMADHTSR, from the exons ATGGAAGTGGAGGAGACTGGTGAAACAAGGACTTCCTG GTATGTGGCACCAGGAGAGACACACACTGTCCCCTGTGACCATGCTGGG aagaagagaaaacaagattCGGCCCCTGAACCTGTGATTAGGATCATAGAG gatgacgaggaagaggaggagggtgaacTGGTGTCTGATCACATGAAAGATTCAGAG GAGCCCAGTAATAAACGGGTAAAACCTGTGGCAAAGTCCAATAGCCTAACAGGTGTCATAACCCCAGTGAAGACCCCTGCTCTGAAACGCATTGGCCAGTCCATTTCG CGGTCTATCAGTTTTCGCACAGAGGCTCGACCTTTGCCCCCTGCTCCCATACGGTCTCGCACGAAGGCCTCGTCGTTTCCACGCCGGCGCAACAGCCAGTGCTGGAGTGACACAGTGGAAAGTCATGACCTCACTGCGAAGGAAATCAAACGTCAAGAG GTGATCTACGAGCTAACCCAGGGAGAGAGACAACTTATTGAGGACCTCAGTCTGGTTAAAAAG GTATACTATGAGCCCATGCTGAAGTTGGACATCATGACAGAGAGTGAGCTGGGACAGATCTTTGGGACTCTGGACTCTCTCATTCCTCTCCATGAAG atCTTCTGAGCCGTCTTGAGCGGCTGAAGGGATCAGAGAAGACAGTTGGAGAGGTGGGGCCTACTCTGATGAACTGG TTTCCTTGCCTAGAGGCCTATGTTACATACTGCTGTAACCAGGTGGGGGCCAAAGCCCTGTTAGATCagaaaaagcaagagaaacGAGTGGAGCACTTCCTGCGCCTGTGTCAGGAGTCTTCGTTCAGTAGGAAACTGGACCTGTGGAACTTCCTGGATCTACCACGAAGCCGTTTGGTCAAATACCCCCTGTTGCTGAAAGAGATACAGAAGTGCACACCTCCAGATCACCCTGATGAGGACACATTACCTGACGCT CTGGAGTTGATTCAGAGCATCGTGGCAGAGGTGAATAAGAAAACAGGGGAGGCTGAGTGTCAGTTCTACAGGCGGGGTCTCACCTACCTTGAAGAGAGCCAGAGAGCACCTGAGATCCAGCAGTCGCGCTTCCTCTACTGCCACGGAGAACTCAAGAACAACAAGGGTCAG CGGCTGCATGTATTCCTCTTTGAGCTGGCCATGGTGCTGACCAGACCTGGGGAAGGCAGAGAGGGAGCTCAGGTGTTTCAAGTGTACAGACAGCCCCTGCCCAATGCCTTGTTAAATCTGGAGGAGATCCCCGATGGGGAGGCTGGTGGAGGGAGCACCTTTAGAGGAGCCTTCACTGGAGGAAACGATAAAG TGAAGAACTGTTTCCGTGTGAGCAGCAGAGGGCGCCCCAAGGCTCACTCCCACAGCCTGCAGGCCAATGACTCCTTCAGCAAGCAGCAGTGGATTACCTGTCTACGCCAAGCCATTGTCCAGTCGCGAGACAGGACAGCTCAGACCAGCCAGTCACAGCTCTCTCCTCACTCTGATCCCGCCCTGTATCACATGGCAGAGCTCAGCCTCAGCTCGGACACAGAAATGGCAGACCATACCAGCCGCTGA
- the usp21 gene encoding ubiquitin carboxyl-terminal hydrolase 21, translating into MPGASGVNVEGSCEALCRTLVSQNGLQRETADISQSVLYTSLMGLLLVADNEKEQLTLGSGRVGLRNVGNTCFLNAIVQCLSHTHGLRDYCLLRSYRHEKFSKEEPKLMEAFAQVLSGLWDVNEGDTVVNARQFYNIFKEVVPYFTGYSQQDAQEFLRFLLDKLHTEINRRPNIRRMMKETDQKYARFRLSEEAAAMWKKHLERDDSRIVDLFSGQLRSSLHCSVCSHYSNTFDVFCDLSLPIPKRSSAGEVTLRECLDLFSQEEKLDKENSPMCERCNRHTECTKRLSIQRFPQVIVIHLNRFTTSRWSISKSTVYVSFPLTNLDLGPYGPVDCGPVLYDLYAICNHAGTVNMGHYTACCLDENGWCFYNDCSVTPVSENQLQTNQAYVLFYQRNSTTTIRK; encoded by the exons ATGCCTGGAGCCAGTGGTGTCAACGTGGAAGGGTCCTGCGAGGCCCTGTGTCGTACCCTGGTGTCTCAGAACGGCCTCCAGAGAGAGACGGCTGACATCTCCCAGTCTGTTCTCTACACCTCACTGATGGGCCTGCTTCTGGTCGCTGACAACGAG aaagAGCAGCTCACCTTAGGAAGTGGAAGAGTCGGACTTAGAAACGTAGGAAACACT TGTTTCCTGAACGCAATAGTCCAGtgtttgtctcacacacatgGCCTACGAGACTACTGCCTCCTCAGGTCCTACAGGCATGAGAAGTTCTCCAAAGAGGAGCCAAAGCTAATGGAAG CTTTCGCTCAGGTGCTGTCGGGCCTGTGGGATGTAAATGAAGGAGACACCGTTGTAAATGCAAGAcagttttacaatatttttaaagaaGTGGTGCCTTACTTTACTGGTTACAG TCAACAGGATGCTCAGGAGTTTCTCAGGTTCCTGTTGGACAAGCTGCACACAGAAATCAACCGCAGGCCCAACATTCGTCGAATGATGAAGGAGACTGACCAGAAATATGCCAGATTTAG ACTGTCAGAAGAGGCAGCTGCCATGTGGAAGAAGCACTTGGAAAGGGATGACAGCAGAATCGTCG ACCTGTTCTCAGGCCAGCTGAGGAGCTCATTGCATTGCTCAGTATGCTCGCACTACTCCAACACATTCGATGTGTTCTGTGATCTGTCGCTGCCTATCCCCAAGAGGAGTTCTGCAGGGGAGGTAACCCTCAGAGAGTGCCTCGACCTCTTCTCTCAGGAAGAGAAACTCGACAAGGAGAATTCACCT ATGTGTGAGCGGTGTAACAGGCACACAGAGTGCACCAAGCGACTGTCCATCCAGAGGTTCCCCCAGGTCATTGTAATAC ATCTGAATCGTTTCACAACCTCACGGTGGTCCATAAGTAAAAGCACAGTGTATGTGTCCTTCCCCCTCACTAACCTGGACCTTGGACCCTACGGACCTGTCGACTGTG GCCCAGTTTTGTACGATTTATATGCAATATGTAACCATGCTGGAACAGTGAACATGGGCCATTACACAGCCTGCTGTTTAGATGAAAATGGTTGGTGCTTCTACAATGATTGCAG TGTGACTCCAGTGTCAGAGAACCAGCTTCAGACCAATCAAGCCTATGTGCTGTTCTACCAGCGCAacagcaccaccaccatcagGAAATAG
- the LOC113167461 gene encoding rho-related GTP-binding protein RhoA-C-like isoform X2 — translation MRKIRGRSLPVGQEEEKSGQRHIKMAAIRKKLVIVGDGACGKTCLLIVFSKDQFPEVYVPTVFENYVADIEVDGKQVELALWDTAGQEDYDRLRPLSYPDTDVILMCFSVDSPDSLENIPEKWTPEVKHFCPNVPIILVGNKKDLRNDEHTRRELAKMKQEPVKYEDGKEMANRISAYGYQECSAKTKDGVREVFEMATRAALQAKKRGKKSTCLLL, via the exons ATGCGTAAGATCAGGGGGCGGAGTTTACCAGTCGgtcaggaagaggagaaaagcgGACAGAGACACATCA AGATGGCTGCTATCAGGAAGAAGTTGGTGATAGTTGGGGATGGTGCATGTGGGAAGACCTGTCTGCTTATTGTCTTCAGTAAGGACCAGTTTCCAGAGGTCTATGTTCCCACTGTGTTTGAGAACTATGTGGCAGACATTGAAGTGGATGGGAAACAG gtaGAGCTAGCACTTTGGGATACAGCAGGTCAGGAAGACTATGACAGACTGAGGCCTCTCTCCTACCCTGACACTGATGTTATCCtcatgtgtttctctgtagaCAGCCCTGACAGTTTAG AGAATATTCCAGAAAAGTGGACACCTGAAGTGAAACATTTCTGTCCGAATGTTCCCATCATTCTGGTCGGCAATAAAAAAGATCTGCGCAATGATGAGCACACCAGGCGAGAGCTTGCTAAAATGAAacag GAACCAGTTAAATATGAAGATGGTAAAGAGATGGCAAACCGCATCAGTGCCTACGGTTACCAAGAGTGTTCTGCCAAAACCAAAGATGGTGTGAGGGAAGTCTTTGAGATGGCAACTAGGGCAGCACTGCAGGCCAAGAAACGTGGCAAGAAGTCCACTTGCCTTCTGTTATAG
- the LOC113167461 gene encoding rho-related GTP-binding protein RhoA-C-like isoform X1, which translates to MAAIRKKLVIVGDGACGKTCLLIVFSKDQFPEVYVPTVFENYVADIEVDGKQVELALWDTAGQEDYDRLRPLSYPDTDVILMCFSVDSPDSLENIPEKWTPEVKHFCPNVPIILVGNKKDLRNDEHTRRELAKMKQEPVKYEDGKEMANRISAYGYQECSAKTKDGVREVFEMATRAALQAKKRGKKSTCLLL; encoded by the exons ATGGCTGCTATCAGGAAGAAGTTGGTGATAGTTGGGGATGGTGCATGTGGGAAGACCTGTCTGCTTATTGTCTTCAGTAAGGACCAGTTTCCAGAGGTCTATGTTCCCACTGTGTTTGAGAACTATGTGGCAGACATTGAAGTGGATGGGAAACAG gtaGAGCTAGCACTTTGGGATACAGCAGGTCAGGAAGACTATGACAGACTGAGGCCTCTCTCCTACCCTGACACTGATGTTATCCtcatgtgtttctctgtagaCAGCCCTGACAGTTTAG AGAATATTCCAGAAAAGTGGACACCTGAAGTGAAACATTTCTGTCCGAATGTTCCCATCATTCTGGTCGGCAATAAAAAAGATCTGCGCAATGATGAGCACACCAGGCGAGAGCTTGCTAAAATGAAacag GAACCAGTTAAATATGAAGATGGTAAAGAGATGGCAAACCGCATCAGTGCCTACGGTTACCAAGAGTGTTCTGCCAAAACCAAAGATGGTGTGAGGGAAGTCTTTGAGATGGCAACTAGGGCAGCACTGCAGGCCAAGAAACGTGGCAAGAAGTCCACTTGCCTTCTGTTATAG